The following are from one region of the Anaerolineae bacterium genome:
- a CDS encoding cytidine deaminase codes for MTEISNEELIKKAASVIRPKRIGDYLVGDVGCALVTAKNNIYLGVCIDVMSGMGFCAEHSAIAAMITAGEYSIKKIVAVWQDEKGVYVLSPCGRCREFMRQVHQDNLNTEVILDRHKVVKLADLLPYYDWFKKI; via the coding sequence ATGACAGAAATAAGCAATGAAGAATTAATCAAAAAGGCGGCATCGGTTATCAGACCCAAAAGGATAGGCGACTACCTGGTGGGCGATGTTGGTTGCGCCCTGGTTACCGCTAAAAATAACATTTACCTGGGGGTGTGTATAGACGTGATGTCCGGGATGGGGTTTTGTGCCGAACACAGCGCGATTGCGGCCATGATCACGGCGGGCGAGTACAGCATAAAAAAGATTGTGGCGGTTTGGCAAGATGAAAAAGGGGTATATGTTTTATCGCCTTGCGGCAGATGCCGCGAGTTTATGCGCCAGGTTCATCAAGATAATTTAAACACCGAAGTAATTTTGGATCGGCATAAAGTTGTAAAATTGGCAGATTTGCTGCCCTATTATGACTGGTTCAAAAAAATATGA